One window of Methanogenium organophilum genomic DNA carries:
- a CDS encoding HypC/HybG/HupF family hydrogenase formation chaperone: MCIAVPAEVLEIKDGNIGVVDYGDLKQEVRLDLVDVEVGEYVLVHVGFAIQKLSREEALKTLKVFEEVYAAMEE, from the coding sequence ATGTGCATAGCAGTACCGGCTGAAGTGCTCGAAATCAAAGATGGCAACATCGGGGTAGTTGACTATGGCGACCTGAAACAGGAAGTGCGCCTGGACCTTGTTGATGTTGAAGTCGGTGAATACGTCCTTGTTCATGTTGGATTTGCTATCCAGAAACTGAGCAGGGAAGAGGCACTGAAGACGCTCAAAGTTTTTGAAGAAGTATATGCGGCAATGGAGGAATAA
- a CDS encoding hydrogenase maturation nickel metallochaperone HypA/HybF: protein MHEYTVAYDIYATARRAALENAATGVRKISADFGEMSMINPEQVEFLFSALCEEDELFTGAVLEYRNVPVKTVCSCGYEGDERYVCPQCGKLPEIVAGREICVTNIEIEVDDE, encoded by the coding sequence ATGCACGAGTACACGGTTGCATATGACATTTATGCAACAGCACGACGTGCCGCCCTTGAGAATGCTGCAACGGGAGTCCGTAAAATCTCAGCTGATTTCGGCGAGATGAGTATGATCAACCCGGAACAGGTTGAATTTCTGTTTTCTGCCCTCTGTGAGGAGGATGAACTGTTTACGGGTGCTGTCCTTGAATATCGGAATGTCCCGGTGAAGACGGTCTGTTCATGTGGCTATGAAGGCGATGAGCGGTATGTCTGTCCGCAGTGCGGGAAACTCCCGGAAATTGTTGCAGGACGCGAAATATGCGTGACAAATATTGAGATAGAAGTTGATGATGAATGA